AGAAATCCCCATTGAAATCTGggtaaataatatttggaataaCGTAGCTCTGAGTCTATCGTAATGCCTCACTCGCCACAgaagggtaattaaaggcacttcaAAGACAGACACTTTTGGCAAGACttggcttcctttcttttcctttataaatAAGACAGAATATACTTTTATTCCACCCACAGTGCAAGAATCTCTGTGGAGACTATACTTGAATTCATAATGCATTAAtaaatgtacagtcgtaccttggatcccaaacgccttggtactcctgaacgctgcaaacccggaagtgagtgttctggtttgcaaaggtTCTTTGGATCCCgaacgtctgacagggcttccacggcttccgattggctgcaggagcttcctgcagccaatcaaaaaccgtgctttggtttctgaatgttttggaagtcgaacggacctctggaacagattccgttcgacttccaaggtacgactatattgcTTGTGTACTGCACATGAAACTTAATAAGAATCTACCACCAGACAAGTTACTGTAGCTAGACGTTGTTCTTGTATTTATATGAAAATCAAAGCTCAtggctttcttcctcctttccgTGACTTATCGTTCTCAGACGAGTCGACCAGCTGAAATACGACATCCAGCACCTGCAGACGGCGTTGAGGAACTTCCAGCACCGGCGTTACGCACGGGAGCAGCAAgagaggcagcgggaggagcttcTGGCCCGAACATTCACCACTAACGTATGTCCTCCCGTAAAACCAGTGGATTTGTGCTAATATTCGCCTCCCTCCCATGTCCCAATGTTCTATCTAACAGCTGTCGTTCTCAAATGGGGTCTTTTTGGGTGGGAAGAAATCATGGGGTTTAGCACTAAGAAGATCAGTAACGATTCCCAAACTCACACGAGGCAACTTTCCCGCCACTGCCAATCTTCTCCTGTAATACATGGGGAGTTTTCTTAGTCTTTGAGGACACATGGAGCGGCAGCTCAACCCATCGGTGGTCCTCGGAATGCACAGGGATTTTGTAGCAGTCAGACCTATGTGGGAAAATGTAAGGACCGAATATTTGAACTTCACTGCTGTAGAATAAtgccaattcttttttaaaaacaaaaacatgggcTTTTGTTGACACCCTTGTCCTTCTGGGTTCAGAGTGCCAAGGAAAGATAACCAAGatgcttcccttccctcctccccctttgcaggATTCTGACACCACCATTCCGATCGATGAAACCTTGCAGCATAACGAGTCCCTCCAAAATGCTCACCGTGGCATGGACGATCTCATTGGCAGTGGGACCAGCATTCTGCAGGGCCTGAGGGATCAGAGAGTCACATTAAAGGTGGGCCTAGGATGGGACCTtcagctttatatatatatatatatatatatatatatatatatatatatatatatatacatacatacatacatacatacatacatagtatATGGGGAGTAGGTACCcactttttcttctcccccctctTTTAATTCTGATAACTTCCCAAAATTCTGAAAAGTAAAACTCAAAAGCAGGGTCTCTTCATTCTCGCCCTCTAtgtctcttctccagcctctccTCGGTCATCCTGTCACTCCTCTGTTTTTCAAAGCCCAGCTTCTGCCCCTTTTGAACCCGCCACTCGAGGCTTTCGGATACACCCAAATTCCACATTTTCCGAACGTAGCATTAATTCAGCCTGTCGGGGTTGCTTGTAGCTTTGTTGTGCACTGCTGCAAATTTGGACAGAGTTTTGCAAATTTGCTCCTGGATAAGAAGCTCTGAGTATCTGTCCAGGGATGGggcaaactgggggtggggtggggaaaatatttttgcatgcagGGGGTCCCAGGTTCAGACCTTGGCTCTACCTGTTAAAAGGATCTGCCTGAGACCATGGGGAGAGCAGACAACAAAAGGCTAAGATGGATAATTCCTCTGttcctggtataaggcagcttctcgtGAATTAAAAGAGAACCTGAAGGTTGCCTATCCTACCCAAAACCTGTCGTGAATTAGGATCCTCCATGCCAGCGGTTCCTAAAAAGAGCGAGGCGATGTGCATATGAGGTTTTCCCCACCTTCCCGTTTCTCATTGGCCCACCGTTCCTTCACTCCACTGTTTGCCCTCCTCCTAGCTACTGCTGGCGCTGGTCTCCTTCCACCCTTCGACCAGTCATTCTGCCTCCTTGCATCTCCATCACTTTCTACCCTCAGGGTCTTCTTCCCATCTCTCTGCCCTGTTCTCTGAGCACCCCACTATCAATGGCACGCAGCTTCTGGGGTCCCTAAGCCACGCCGGGTGCTATTGTCTCCCCAGCCGCCACTCCCTGCTGTGCAGAGGTTAAGAGCTCAAGTGTCCTTGGTAGCCGCTGACGTAAATGCCATTTCCGAACCCCGTGCCTGTTTTTTATTCCAACCCCAGCCCTTTTCCTCTGGAAGAAGCAGGCTGGGTGTGGTAGGCTCGAGCCACCGGGCAACCCCTGAGATTCCTGCCAAGCTAGAGAAACCGCTTCCCTGTGCTGCCCTGGCCCCGCTTGGAACGCAGCTGTCCAAACACCCACTCCAGCAGTCTCTCGCCTCTTAAGGCGTTACAGGATGTGACCTTGCGGGCTTGAATGTTCATTTTGGAGTGATGTCATCCTGGAAATGAACTGTAGCCTTTTAGCATCCCGTTGGTAATCACATCGGATCAGATGAGCATGTAGACATGGGTCTCCCTAGATGGAAGCTCACAGGCTGAATATTTCCAGAGGGAAATGTGAAAGGCTCCTTTTCAGAATTCTGGGGTGAGAATTCTCATTCTTTGTGTAGCTGCATCTCAGTAGGCAGCACGGAGGTATCACAGCTgtagcatttcttctctctcctctcactGTTGCCCTACACAACAAACACGCCTTTGCCGCTGTTCTTGGAGCCACTCCTGATTTTCCCATCACACCAATTGTGGCACTGCTCCAGGACAGATTCCCTGTGGAAAAGGAAGCATCAGGATTACATGACTGCAGCATAATTCTGGCTTCCTAAGGGAGGACCTCAGTGAAGTGAAAGCCTTCaccaaacacaattttaaaagtgaaatacagaggtacctcggaaTTCGAACAGCTccgttctcgaatgttttggttctcgaatgccaaaaaccccggaagtaaatgcttccgttttcgaatgtttttcagaacctGAACATGCGACGCGGCTTCAGCTGAGTGCAAggagctcttgcaaccaatgggttttcgaacgttttggaagccgaatgggcttccggaaAAGGTTACAttcaagaaccgaggtaccactgtatatggaatttgGCCaccaagttttctttcttttaaaaaaggcattatCCACTGCGGCGTATTGTTCCATATCCCCCTGGCCTACCCGTGATTTCTGACTCCTGATGAAGGGAGGGGCCGTAtacctttatttgtttgttactgtgcTGATTCTGATTGGTGGAAGGctggtcctcctcctgcttcctggtcCTATCGGAGCACAGGTAAAACCTGCATGGAAAAGCAGATGGGTGATAGCCATGGGACAGGTTGTGCTTTCCTGATGAGAGCTGTGCCTCTCTAGCACTGACCTTCCAGCATATGGGCATGACCCACAACCCTGTTGCTACCCAGCCTAAGATGCTTTGTGTGAGCACTGgtactgccatttttttaaaaaaacaacaaccagtatgTCCATTTGTCTAAAACAGAGTGTCACCGGAAAGGAAACTGCTAAATCAAACAGAGGGttccacatttccccttccccccccccaaaaaaaaaattaagtgttgAAAGTATTGAGCAGCCGCATGGTTTTGGGATGGCATGCTAAACCTAACCAGATTCTGACAACAGAAGATCAGCAGGGGAATATGGAGGCGGAGGAAAGGAGATGGGAAGGTGGAGTGGGCCCTGCAATTCAGAGGGATTGTAGAAAGCAAGTCCTTGTTCTGTAAAAGCTCATTCTGCTTGGATGGCcacttgtcatggatgctttagctgagattcctgcattgcaggaggttggactagattaccgtgtggggcccttccaactctacaattctgtgattctcagtAAACAACATCTGACACTGGAGGATGCCGAAGCCATTCAGAGAGTCTGCCTGTTTGTTTCCCTAACGTTGCCacttctctctcttgctctctctctctcaccttcaGGGCACCCAGAAGAAAATCCTGGATGTTGCAAACATGCTCGGCTTATCCAACACAGTCATGCGCCTCATTGAGAAACGTGCCTTTCAGGATAAGTACTTCATGATCGGAGGCATGATCGTGACCTGCGTGCTCATGTTCCTCATGGTGCAGTACCTGACGTGAGCGGCGAGAGAACTTCCCAGCGGACTGTGATGGACTGACTGCCTTTCTTCATAGACTCCCAGCGTAACGGCGAACCTCCTGCCTCCCGGACTGGTCACGTTCTCTCCTTACGGCATCGTGAGATGGCTCAGATTTAGCATACGTGGACTCAGGCGCTTGGTGCTGAAGGGGTGCTTACAAAGCCACACGGCGCCGAGATGCAGTGTAATTCTTCAGCCAGGTGGTTGGCTGTCTGTCTGTGCCCCACACAGGTTTAGCAGACATTGGCATGCGGTTGTCATGCACTGCTCACATGAGCGGTGCACATTCATGTGGTCACAGAACCCCCGTGCAATCGTGACGGAATCTATGAGAAAACTCCCAACGACTGGGCAGTCCGTGGAACTGCAGACCCTCTTGGTATTCTTATGAACCAGGTTACATATGTGAACGTTGTGGTCAGCTGAGcggttttgatttattttaccttAATATAGTCCTAGGAGGCAAGGAGAGTATTTTCCTGCCATGGCTGAAACAAGTCGAAATCTTCATGGGCCAAAAAGATCTTCTTTTTCGGAAGCCGTGTGCCTGCCTCTTATTTAGAATAAGCAGATCACGAAGGCTAGACAGCAAGGTAACTAATTTTTGAACAATAGTAAAATATTCAGGGTAATGGTTGGCCGCAGTCACCCTGCGGAAGCTAGCTCTTggtgcaaaagttttggggcagAACTGCCGGCTCAGTATGTAAGTTTCTACAGGGACATCCTGGCTGCCATTGGAAGTATAATATATTTGCAAAGATACTTGCAAAAGGCACttataaaaaaaggttttatCACAATGGGGGCCACTGGGTCACTGCACAAATAATAGACTGTAGCAAGCACCCTGCACAACAGCAAAGGATATGAGATCctcagtttttaattttaaaagtttctAGTCTTCATGGGTACAAGTGGAGGCTTACAAAGATGAAACCTGGCTTTAATGACTCTCGAGATTACAATGGCAATGCCATAAATTCCGTTGAACACGATTGACTGACTCACAGGCAAATGCATATAGCGCTGCATTGTAACCTGCCCCCATCTCAAAatatctcattttatttttattaaatttacataccaccctatacccaggggtctcagggcagttcacagaataaaatcaagatataaaaccacaaaatacatcagaaacaaaaacaacaacccaatagctgccccccccaaaaaaacacattttaaaagggcataggatgaaaaccagatcaaccaaaggcccggttaaaaaggaacgtttctcATGAATCCTTTTGTTTGTGCAACAGGAAAAGGCAAAACCCGGAAGCTGGGCAGTAGTACCCTCTCTGCTTATATGTAGCTAGAGATAAACACGCAGAGATGTTACCCCTCGATGCAGCCAGGAAAGCAGGCTCTGTAAACTGCAGGAGACCTGAGGAAGGCTGTGCCATGTGCTCAGGtttgaggacacacacacacacacaccccgaacagTTGGCACGTTCTCTTCTGGTTGCAGATCCCCATACTTGCAGGCTGTGCTGCACATCCCCACTTAATCGCTGTGTTATCAGGGGTTGCAGCGTGGAGCGTTTTCCACCCCTGCCCAAACGCATTAGCACAAGAGCCGCTTTTTGCCTTGCGCTGAAATACACATTGTAGTGTCACGTAGGAGTCGCTATCTGGGCCCCGTTCCTTTATAATTCCGTATTTGATTCTTGCTCCATTCAAACTGATATCAACAGTGTTTGATTTGGTTCAAGCAGATTAAAAACGGCTCCAAAATAGCCAGGGTAAACATTCAACTTAGCTGCGGTTTCTTcactctactcccccccccccccgggcgttcCTTGCCTACCCTTTTCCTCTTCAAACTGAAGtgcctttccttccctctttggAAAATTGGGTGCTGTGTTTAAGAGGAGATCTATAGTTGAGCAGTTTTCTAGGCATCTGTAGATGTGCTGTTAtgtcactttttttttctttttaaggtagAATTCCCAAGAGAGTTTGTGtatgggtgttttttgtttaaataagtATTTAACTCTTTAGGTTTCAGGGAAATGCAGGAGGAACATCACGAGAGCAAATGAACAATTAGCACTAAATAATCAGAGTCCAGCAATCTGGCCTTTTCAGCTAGGATGCCAAACTTCCTAAACAAGAAAAGCAGAAGTCTCTCTTATTTGGAAGCACCTGGTTCCATCCATTCCTTCTTCCCCAACCCCTGGATACGTGCAACAGTGTAAAAGTGGCTGTTACAGTGAtgttatagagcaggcatccccaaactgcggccctccagatgttttggcctacaactcccatgatccctagctaagaggaccagtcatcagggatgatgggaattgtagtccaaaacatttggagggctgaagtttgggggtgcctgttatagagccatggttcccaattggtggtccacgGACCCCAGGGGTTTCGCATACCCCCTGAGGGTAAGggtccgtggcaccattcacatgacaaaaactaccacagagatatcagcattttcaaaagtaggtggtccatggcttggcttttgaaaaacggggGATCTACAGTACTTGGATAATTGGGAATCACTGTTCTAGTGTGTTCATGAACATTCACAGCGTTGAGAGTTATAATCCGGAGTGACTTCGTGCAGGTGCATCAAAACATGAGTGGAGCTGAAACCGACAAatgttacttaaaaaaaatttttttttcaaagcctTATGATGGGAAAGGAAGTGACTGGACTTCTAATCTGCACCCAGTGGAATTATGTGTGCCTGGAATGGGAACACAAAGTACAGCACCGTAACTCCCCTTTACTCCCCCTTTGCTCTCTTGATCCGCTTAATACAATCCACGGCTATGATGTTCCGTAGGCCCCAAGGTAGAGGTGCTACAGGAAATAGCCCTGCAAAGCACATGGTTACAGTTGGCTCAAGCGAGTGAGCCATTCCCTTCCACACTTCAGGCAATGGCAACCATCCACCCAAGTTGACTCGCAGGCAAGTGGCCAATATGACAGTCTTTCCAGCCAGTTATCCCAAGGAACGTGCTGGAGAGATGCTTCCTTGAGCTGGCGGGACCTGGCGTCTGGCCAGGTTTGAAATTCCAGCATATCCTTTAGTGGGTGTATCTGGTCCTGGCTTGCCCCTAATTATTCTGTAGGTACTGCAGGGATTTCTGGGAGCAAAGAGAAGCGATCCATAGGGCAAGTGGTTAATTATTTCCCTGTTTGGCTCTGTGCCGCCCGCCTTTCACGCTGTTGACGCCATGGAACCAGAGTTTATCGTGTGTAGTTTTAGGTTCAAGGGATTGAGAGCACAAAAGTGGGGGACACCCTTCTCTTTATGCTGGCTAAACACACTTGTGTTGGAGATAAAACTTCCCCGTGTTATCTTGTTTCCTCTTCAATCGActtgctgccgccgcaccaaaaTATGTTTAAGGGCCCTGAAGTCTTTTTGCAAGCAAGGCTCACCCTCTAGTGGTGGTAAATGCGTtcttcaccttttaaaaatgttcaggTTTTGCCCTCCCCACTTTCAAAGGAATTTTAAGCAAACAgtgtagcccaggcacccccaaacttcagccctccagatgttttggactacaattcccatcttccccaaccactggttctgttagctagggatcatgggagttgtatgtaggccaaaacatctggagggccacagtttggggatgcctggtgtagcccctatcccatgggtaggcaaactaaggcctgggggccagatctggcccaatcgccttctaaattggcctgcagacggtccaggaatcttgtatttttacatgagtagcatgtgtccttttatttaaactgcatctctgggttatttgtggggcctgcctgatgtttttacatgagtagaatgtgtacttttatttaaaattcatctctggatgatttatggggcataggaattcgtcgtcgtcccccaaaaat
The window above is part of the Zootoca vivipara chromosome 13, rZooViv1.1, whole genome shotgun sequence genome. Proteins encoded here:
- the GOSR2 gene encoding Golgi SNAP receptor complex member 2 isoform X1 encodes the protein MEALYHQTNKQVHEVQSYMGRLETSDKQSVHLVENEIQARIDRIFSNLERLEIFCNKEPPSKRQNAKLRVDQLKYDIQHLQTALRNFQHRRYAREQQERQREELLARTFTTNDSDTTIPIDETLQHNESLQNAHRGMDDLIGSGTSILQGLRDQRVTLKGTQKKILDVANMLGLSNTVMRLIEKRAFQDKYFMIGGMIVTCVLMFLMVQYLT
- the GOSR2 gene encoding Golgi SNAP receptor complex member 2 isoform X3; protein product: MEALYHQTNKQVHEVQSYMGRLETSDKQSVHLVENEIQARIDRIFSNLERLEIFCNKEPPSKRQNAKLRVDQLKYDIQHLQTALRNFQHRRYAREQQERQREELLARTFTTNGTQKKILDVANMLGLSNTVMRLIEKRAFQDKYFMIGGMIVTCVLMFLMVQYLT
- the GOSR2 gene encoding Golgi SNAP receptor complex member 2 isoform X2, translated to MGRLETSDKQSVHLVENEIQARIDRIFSNLERLEIFCNKEPPSKRQNAKLRVDQLKYDIQHLQTALRNFQHRRYAREQQERQREELLARTFTTNDSDTTIPIDETLQHNESLQNAHRGMDDLIGSGTSILQGLRDQRVTLKGTQKKILDVANMLGLSNTVMRLIEKRAFQDKYFMIGGMIVTCVLMFLMVQYLT